The following are from one region of the Bacteroidota bacterium genome:
- a CDS encoding helix-turn-helix transcriptional regulator produces the protein MPGFEIDGKKYENPVELVLDQLGGRWKMALLWRLKDQVWRYGELRSSLKHVTHKMLTQQLRELEADGYIHRQVYAVVPPKVEYSLTEKGKTAVPIILLLRDYGLWLMQEAGISEEKRIN, from the coding sequence ATGCCAGGTTTTGAAATAGACGGTAAAAAGTATGAGAATCCGGTGGAGCTGGTGCTCGACCAGCTGGGCGGACGCTGGAAGATGGCCCTACTATGGCGCCTGAAGGACCAGGTGTGGCGCTATGGCGAGCTGCGCAGCAGCCTGAAGCACGTAACCCACAAAATGCTGACCCAGCAGCTGCGCGAGCTGGAAGCAGACGGCTATATCCACCGGCAGGTATACGCCGTTGTGCCCCCAAAGGTGGAATACAGCCTGACAGAGAAGGGAAAGACAGCAGTCCCAATTATCTTGCTATTAAGAGATTATGGCCTGTGGCTGATGCAGGAAGCAGGAATTTCGGAAGAAAAAAGGATTAATTGA
- a CDS encoding type 1 glutamine amidotransferase domain-containing protein, which produces MKVISKQVSHLLVCVLLSSIGFAQGVKEVVGTQAGHSAEHPPKGKILMIAANPGVSKQTGWPIGCWASELTHPYYEFEKAGYQIDIASPAGGKLEFDAYSNPTHESGYSAHDYLTLGFMQSPARMKQLENSLKLAEVDLQAYDAYFFVGGQSPMYTFRGNAEVLKGLTHMYDSGKPTALVCHSTCLLLDAKQRNGKRIVEGKTWTGFADSEEQYADSFVGQRIQPFWIETEARKLPNTTFKVQPAFTPYAIQDGTLITGQQQNSGPAAAQLVLQQLEKKK; this is translated from the coding sequence ATGAAAGTTATCTCAAAACAAGTATCACACCTGCTCGTGTGCGTGCTACTGAGTTCTATCGGCTTCGCACAGGGTGTGAAAGAAGTGGTGGGCACCCAGGCGGGCCATAGTGCCGAGCATCCGCCTAAAGGCAAGATCCTGATGATAGCCGCCAACCCCGGTGTAAGCAAGCAGACAGGCTGGCCCATTGGCTGCTGGGCTTCAGAGCTTACCCATCCCTATTATGAGTTTGAAAAAGCAGGCTACCAGATAGACATAGCCAGCCCGGCGGGGGGCAAGCTGGAGTTTGATGCCTACAGCAACCCCACGCACGAGAGTGGCTACTCGGCCCACGACTACCTGACGCTGGGCTTTATGCAGAGCCCGGCCAGGATGAAGCAACTGGAAAACTCGCTCAAGCTGGCAGAAGTGGACCTGCAGGCCTATGATGCCTACTTCTTCGTGGGGGGTCAGTCGCCTATGTACACTTTTCGGGGCAATGCAGAGGTGCTGAAGGGGCTGACACACATGTACGACAGCGGCAAGCCCACCGCCCTGGTGTGCCACAGCACCTGCCTGCTGCTGGATGCCAAACAGCGGAATGGCAAACGCATTGTGGAGGGTAAGACCTGGACGGGCTTTGCCGACTCGGAAGAGCAGTATGCAGACAGTTTTGTGGGCCAGCGCATCCAGCCCTTCTGGATAGAGACCGAGGCACGCAAGCTGCCCAACACTACCTTCAAGGTTCAGCCCGCCTTTACGCCCTATGCCATCCAGGATGGCACACTCATCACGGGCCAGCAGCAGAATAGCGGCCCTGCTGCCGCCCAGCTGGTACTACAGCAGCTGGAGAAGAAAAAATAA
- a CDS encoding DUF481 domain-containing protein: MSIKFRGHLSGCLPGLPRPGSAACVALVLWLGGYSHNLQAQLLEQDTARWQLAVGHNLFYSEGNVDRLLNRSDASIKYLAAKWGAASESQYLFGTFGPRVTENDVLSKHFVYLWPRARWYPYAMVWTEATFRRRVDQRYLLGLGLSWVAIRAKQYHLKLSATAGWEQAQYGRPRLVNLDDQTDHLQEPRAVARLYGWVQLPKLLKLTYEAWYQHAWVHASNKRLFAQASLQVPVHPSISLRATTQYSYDQIHVQGTEDADLYLTFGLQWAFSD; encoded by the coding sequence GTGTCTATCAAGTTCCGGGGTCACCTTTCAGGCTGCCTACCTGGCCTACCCCGGCCAGGTAGCGCAGCCTGTGTGGCACTGGTGCTGTGGCTGGGTGGCTATAGCCATAACCTACAGGCCCAGCTGCTAGAGCAGGATACGGCCCGCTGGCAGCTAGCGGTTGGGCACAACCTCTTCTACAGCGAGGGGAATGTAGACCGGCTGCTGAATCGGTCGGATGCCAGCATCAAGTACCTGGCCGCCAAGTGGGGGGCCGCATCGGAGAGCCAGTACCTGTTTGGCACCTTTGGCCCCAGGGTTACGGAGAATGATGTGCTGAGCAAGCACTTCGTGTACCTGTGGCCGCGTGCCCGCTGGTATCCCTATGCGATGGTGTGGACAGAGGCCACCTTCCGCCGGCGGGTAGACCAGCGCTACCTGCTGGGCCTGGGCCTCAGCTGGGTAGCCATCCGGGCCAAGCAGTACCACCTGAAGCTGAGTGCCACTGCGGGCTGGGAGCAGGCCCAGTATGGCCGCCCCCGGCTGGTGAACCTGGACGACCAGACCGACCACCTGCAGGAACCACGGGCCGTGGCACGGCTGTATGGCTGGGTGCAGCTGCCCAAGCTGCTGAAACTGACCTACGAAGCCTGGTACCAGCACGCCTGGGTACATGCCAGCAATAAACGGCTGTTTGCACAGGCTAGCCTGCAGGTACCCGTACACCCGTCCATCAGCCTGCGAGCCACAACTCAATACTCCTACGACCAGATTCATGTACAGGGTACGGAGGATGCCGACCTTTATCTTACATTCGGGCTACAGTGGGCCTTTTCGGATTAG